The following proteins come from a genomic window of Spongiibacter tropicus DSM 19543:
- a CDS encoding DNA-3-methyladenine glycosylase I, which produces MKSLYQRYLERAVSYQGNLASLEARLPVAKSDKQLCAQGDDRYLAEMAACIFRAGFVWRVVEQKWQGFETVFNGFLPVWVASRSPEQIEDMASDTRIIRNLSKVKAVQDNALLVTDLQREYGGVGAFLAQWPSDDIIGLWAYLKKHGSRLGGNSGQYFLRFSGKDTFILSRDVCTALRAEGIIDKPQVTAKRDLLKVQNAFNELRADSGRTLSELSMILALSVGPH; this is translated from the coding sequence ATGAAGAGCCTTTATCAGCGTTATTTGGAGCGGGCCGTAAGCTACCAGGGTAATCTCGCCAGTCTGGAGGCACGCCTCCCGGTAGCCAAGTCCGACAAGCAGCTCTGCGCCCAGGGCGATGATCGCTACCTGGCCGAAATGGCGGCCTGTATTTTTCGCGCCGGTTTCGTCTGGCGGGTGGTGGAGCAGAAATGGCAGGGCTTCGAAACGGTCTTTAATGGTTTTCTGCCGGTGTGGGTGGCATCGCGCTCACCGGAACAGATCGAAGATATGGCTAGCGATACGCGCATTATCCGCAACCTGAGCAAGGTTAAGGCCGTACAGGACAATGCCTTGCTGGTCACGGATTTACAGCGAGAATATGGCGGAGTCGGGGCATTTCTCGCACAGTGGCCTAGTGACGACATTATCGGCCTGTGGGCCTATTTGAAAAAGCATGGCAGCCGCCTGGGCGGCAATAGTGGGCAGTATTTTCTGCGCTTTTCAGGTAAAGACACGTTCATCCTCAGCCGCGATGTGTGCACGGCGCTGCGAGCCGAAGGCATCATCGACAAGCCTCAAGTTACCGCCAAGCGGGATTTGCTGAAAGTGCAGAACGCATTCAACGAGTTGAGGGCAGACAGTGGTCGCACACTGAGCGAGCTGAGCATGATACTGGCGCTTTCAGTAGGGCCACACTGA
- a CDS encoding class II 3-deoxy-7-phosphoheptulonate synthase, which produces MSEWTRQSWREHIALQQPQYPDSGAVNRVEEQLAAMPPLVFAAETRALHAQLAEVAEGRAFLLQGGDCAESFAEFSAVNIRDTFKVIMQMAIVLTYAGRLPVVKVGRLAGQFAKPRSADMESRDGQSLPSYRGDIVNDAAFTAAARVPDPERMIRAYHQSTSTLNLLRAFASGGLADLHQVNQWNLSFLASNPLRERYEAVAHSIQDALAFMEVCGINSDNTPTLRETHLYTSHEALLLNYEEALTRQDHLTGDFYDCSAHMLWIGERTRQLDGAHIEFFRGLKNPLGVKIGPSIEEDELIRLIDAMNPENIPGRLTLISRMGGNTLAEKLPALARRVQAEGRTVVWSCDPMHGNTVKAGNGYKTRSFDRILDEIRQFFLALRGEGAHPGGIHLEMTGQHVTECVGGAYQISEDDLKKCYQTQCDPRLNADQVLELAFCVADFLREEKR; this is translated from the coding sequence GTGAGTGAGTGGACTCGGCAGAGTTGGCGCGAGCATATAGCCCTGCAGCAACCCCAATACCCGGATAGCGGCGCGGTCAATCGCGTGGAAGAACAATTGGCAGCGATGCCGCCCCTGGTGTTTGCCGCCGAGACGCGCGCCCTGCACGCACAGTTGGCCGAGGTTGCGGAAGGGCGCGCCTTCCTGCTTCAGGGCGGGGATTGTGCCGAGAGCTTTGCCGAATTTTCCGCCGTGAATATTCGCGACACCTTCAAGGTGATTATGCAGATGGCGATCGTACTCACCTATGCGGGGCGTTTGCCGGTCGTCAAGGTGGGCCGACTGGCAGGACAGTTTGCCAAACCGCGCTCTGCCGATATGGAATCGCGAGACGGACAGTCGCTGCCCAGCTATCGCGGCGATATTGTCAACGATGCGGCGTTTACCGCCGCCGCGCGCGTGCCGGACCCGGAGCGCATGATTCGCGCCTACCACCAGTCTACTTCGACATTGAACCTGCTGCGCGCTTTTGCCAGCGGGGGGCTTGCCGACCTGCATCAGGTCAATCAGTGGAACCTGAGCTTTCTGGCGTCAAATCCGCTGCGCGAGCGTTATGAGGCGGTGGCGCACAGTATTCAGGATGCTCTGGCGTTTATGGAAGTCTGTGGCATTAACAGCGACAACACGCCGACCTTGCGCGAGACCCACTTATACACTTCTCACGAGGCGCTGCTGCTCAACTACGAGGAGGCGCTGACCCGCCAGGATCACCTCACGGGCGATTTCTATGATTGCTCGGCACATATGCTGTGGATTGGCGAACGCACCCGTCAGCTTGATGGCGCCCATATTGAGTTTTTCCGCGGTCTGAAAAATCCGCTGGGCGTGAAGATCGGGCCGTCAATTGAAGAGGATGAGCTGATTCGTCTCATCGATGCGATGAATCCGGAGAACATTCCGGGACGCCTGACGCTGATCAGCCGGATGGGCGGTAATACCCTCGCTGAAAAACTGCCCGCACTGGCGCGCCGGGTTCAGGCCGAAGGGCGCACGGTGGTGTGGTCCTGCGACCCGATGCATGGCAATACGGTGAAGGCGGGCAATGGCTACAAAACACGCTCGTTTGACCGCATTCTGGATGAGATTCGTCAGTTCTTTCTGGCCCTGCGCGGCGAGGGCGCACATCCCGGTGGGATTCATCTGGAGATGACCGGTCAGCACGTGACTGAGTGTGTGGGCGGGGCCTACCAAATCTCTGAAGACGACCTCAAAAAGTGTTACCAAACCCAGTGCGATCCACGCTTAAATGCCGATCAGGTACTGGAGTTGGCTTTCTGTGTTGCTGACTTCCTGCGCGAAGAAAAGCGCTGA
- a CDS encoding bifunctional diguanylate cyclase/phosphodiesterase, translating into MQGSAATHYPAPPPISTQFQAIVDLRQGRIVGHEALSRGPEGPLHHPQALFEHAYENGWGLHLEQHCAELACRRFTRDESLLFVNVNSQLLLDASHRQHLQHYSRSLASRHSRLVLELSEQHGCCDTDALNDAIRELRKDGIRIAIDDLGLAHSGLQRWLLLRSDYVKIDRFFCQYIDRNPDKCALLSSLIALARHLGTTLIAEGVERPEEALRLQELGIDLMQGYYFQRPGQLLHSLPPQLMSPRQPNTAAEPPGDHSIASLIRPTAALPQHTRMEDIVRYFQQHPELDSLPLIEDGMAVGAITRRRALEVFSSDFGRELYGRKTVAHFMERDTVIVEHSTLLEDVSYQLTDASRGNLAQEFIAVDRRRYLGTVRTSDLLRRITDQQIRNARYANPLTGLPGNVPINEHIEALLISNADFAVAYCDINDFKAYNDAYGYAMGDKAISILARQLQELSDDCDFVGHVGGDDFIAVSQSPDFQLRCEELCQTFTNEAAQLYTAEHQQLGGIWSHDRKGKGAFFSTMSLSIGIVTIGCAGARDAHEVSSLASEAKKSAKNLPGGGVYLLQPRSLG; encoded by the coding sequence ATGCAGGGCTCAGCCGCCACCCACTACCCCGCTCCACCACCGATTTCCACGCAGTTTCAGGCCATTGTCGACCTCCGCCAGGGCCGGATTGTCGGTCATGAGGCGCTTTCCAGGGGCCCTGAAGGCCCCCTCCATCACCCCCAAGCGCTGTTTGAACATGCCTACGAAAACGGCTGGGGGCTGCATCTGGAACAGCACTGCGCGGAGCTTGCCTGCCGACGCTTTACTCGCGATGAAAGCTTGCTGTTCGTGAATGTAAACAGCCAACTGCTTCTGGACGCAAGCCATCGGCAGCACTTGCAACATTACAGCCGATCACTGGCCTCACGACATTCACGATTGGTGCTCGAGCTGTCGGAACAGCACGGATGTTGCGATACGGATGCATTGAATGACGCCATACGCGAATTGCGAAAAGACGGCATCCGCATTGCGATCGACGACCTCGGCCTTGCACATTCCGGCTTGCAGCGCTGGCTGTTACTGCGCAGCGACTACGTCAAGATAGACCGTTTTTTCTGCCAGTATATCGATCGAAACCCCGACAAATGCGCGCTGCTCAGCAGCCTTATCGCGCTGGCCAGACACCTTGGCACCACGCTGATTGCCGAGGGAGTTGAGCGCCCAGAAGAAGCCCTCCGCTTGCAGGAACTGGGGATAGACCTGATGCAGGGCTATTATTTTCAGCGCCCCGGCCAGCTACTCCACTCGCTGCCCCCGCAGCTGATGAGCCCCCGCCAGCCGAACACCGCAGCAGAGCCCCCCGGTGATCACAGTATTGCCTCGCTGATCCGCCCCACCGCCGCGCTACCCCAGCACACGCGGATGGAAGATATCGTTCGGTATTTCCAGCAGCACCCGGAACTCGATAGTCTGCCGCTGATAGAAGATGGCATGGCTGTGGGCGCCATTACCCGTCGGCGCGCACTGGAAGTATTCAGCAGTGATTTTGGACGCGAACTCTACGGACGCAAAACCGTCGCTCATTTCATGGAGCGCGATACGGTTATTGTTGAACACTCAACGTTACTCGAGGATGTCAGCTACCAACTGACCGACGCTTCGCGTGGCAATCTGGCGCAGGAATTTATTGCCGTCGATCGGCGTCGCTACCTCGGCACGGTTCGCACCAGTGACCTGCTTCGCCGCATTACTGACCAACAGATTCGCAATGCCCGCTACGCCAACCCGCTAACCGGATTACCGGGCAATGTGCCCATCAATGAACATATCGAAGCCCTGCTGATAAGCAATGCGGACTTCGCCGTTGCCTACTGCGACATCAATGACTTCAAAGCCTACAACGATGCCTATGGCTATGCGATGGGTGACAAAGCCATTTCCATCCTCGCTCGCCAACTTCAAGAGTTAAGCGACGACTGCGACTTTGTGGGCCACGTCGGTGGCGATGATTTTATTGCGGTATCTCAATCGCCCGATTTCCAGCTTCGTTGTGAAGAGCTTTGCCAGACATTTACCAACGAGGCAGCCCAACTCTACACGGCAGAGCACCAGCAGCTCGGCGGCATCTGGTCGCATGATCGCAAGGGAAAAGGCGCCTTCTTCTCTACCATGAGCCTGTCCATTGGCATCGTCACCATCGGCTGCGCCGGGGCAAGAGACGCACATGAAGTCAGCAGTCTGGCGAGTGAAGCCAAAAAATCCGCGAAGAACCTGCCCGGCGGTGGCGTCTATCTGCTTCAACCGCGATCACTCGGCTGA
- a CDS encoding OmpA family protein, with protein sequence MRKQLMGAAVAAVMIAPAMAADAVGNNKWYLNAGVGYHLFDGLWDLDSEAAAVLSVERRLENNWGVEVSGTYAEADNSFGNTAGDAEVSFFSVNGIRYFPVANDKLEPYAAAGLGMGIFNPDVVREEEITQGNVGGGVRYALSGPLALRADARYYYGFDHETNDGVITIGLSYALGSQDKPAPAPAPEPVVDDSDADGVVDSMDQCPGTPAGIAVDAKGCALDKDGDGVPNYRDKCPNTPAGRQVDKFGCKFVLKHTESIKMDVKFALNSDAIPTSEMSELKKVADFMKQFGGVKAVVEGHSDSTGAAAYNKQLSQRRADAVRNTLVKEFGIDASRLSAVGYGEERPIADNSTKEGRKANRRVVAVMEAEVAK encoded by the coding sequence ATGCGTAAACAATTGATGGGTGCAGCCGTTGCCGCGGTCATGATCGCGCCTGCTATGGCCGCTGATGCGGTTGGCAATAACAAATGGTACCTGAACGCCGGTGTTGGTTATCACCTCTTTGACGGCCTGTGGGATCTTGATTCCGAAGCTGCAGCGGTACTGAGCGTTGAGCGCCGCCTTGAGAATAACTGGGGTGTTGAAGTCAGCGGTACCTACGCTGAAGCAGATAACAGCTTCGGTAATACTGCTGGCGACGCTGAGGTGTCTTTCTTCTCTGTGAACGGTATCCGTTATTTCCCGGTTGCCAACGACAAGCTCGAGCCCTATGCGGCAGCGGGTCTGGGCATGGGTATCTTTAACCCAGACGTCGTTCGTGAAGAAGAAATTACCCAAGGTAATGTCGGTGGTGGTGTTCGCTACGCACTGAGTGGCCCGCTGGCTCTGCGTGCCGATGCGCGTTACTACTACGGCTTCGACCACGAAACCAACGACGGTGTTATCACCATCGGTCTGAGCTACGCGCTGGGTAGCCAGGACAAGCCTGCTCCGGCACCGGCTCCAGAGCCTGTGGTTGATGACTCTGACGCCGATGGCGTTGTCGACAGCATGGACCAGTGCCCGGGCACGCCCGCTGGCATCGCGGTTGATGCCAAAGGCTGTGCACTGGACAAAGATGGTGACGGTGTACCTAACTACCGTGACAAGTGTCCCAACACACCTGCGGGTCGTCAGGTAGACAAGTTCGGTTGTAAATTTGTACTGAAGCACACCGAGTCCATCAAAATGGACGTGAAGTTTGCGTTGAACTCTGACGCAATCCCCACTTCTGAAATGAGCGAGCTGAAGAAAGTTGCTGATTTCATGAAGCAATTCGGTGGTGTTAAAGCTGTTGTGGAAGGTCACTCTGACAGCACGGGTGCAGCCGCTTACAACAAGCAGCTGTCTCAGCGTCGCGCTGACGCAGTCCGCAACACGCTGGTTAAAGAGTTCGGCATCGATGCTAGCCGTCTGAGCGCGGTAGGCTACGGTGAAGAGCGTCCGATTGCGGACAACAGCACGAAGGAAGGCCGGAAAGCCAACCGTCGTGTTGTTGCTGTGATGGAAGCAGAAGTGGCTAAATAA
- a CDS encoding FAD-binding protein: MTEKNWDYSVDVLVVGSGNGAMTAALSCYEMGLKDVLLIEKSDRVGGTSATSGGGVWIPNNRYAKAAGAQDSIEDAKKYLLNTTPEGAVPEEMVDAYLENGPKMVDFLHERSDVRYETLEHYPDYYTNVDGSRTGHRSMEPERFDSSLLGDDVKRLRPSHHMMRLFDRIYFTQVEAALLTVQGPGWIKLTMKLMASYFLDFAWLLRGRKTSRKVCTGAAGVARLWYSLKKRDIPLWTESPMVALLDDEGRVVGAEVKKQGKTLRIQARKGVILAAGGFERNQAMREQYLPKPTSTAWSGGVETNTGDAIVEGQRLGAATRLMDGAWWCTTISVPGEPAPRLSIMEKSFPGSCVVNMNGERFANESQNYMAFQKDLYKVHTDDNPCSPMYQIFDARFRRDYIVGPLMTAQLKPDWTIPKDWFESKLVGKAGSVRELAQQLGINADNLEKTVEKMNGYAKTGKDLDFQRGDSAYDRYYGDQRFQPNPCLGAIDEAPFYAIRVDAGDFGTQGGLATNPNAQVTKENGEPIEGLYAVGNCSAAVLPTYPGPGSTLGPAMTFAYQAAKHLSGFKD; this comes from the coding sequence ATGACAGAGAAAAACTGGGACTACAGCGTCGATGTACTGGTCGTCGGCAGCGGTAACGGCGCCATGACTGCGGCGCTGAGCTGTTACGAGATGGGCTTGAAAGATGTACTGCTGATTGAGAAGTCCGATAGGGTTGGTGGCACCAGTGCGACCTCTGGCGGCGGCGTATGGATTCCCAACAACCGCTATGCCAAGGCAGCCGGTGCTCAAGACAGTATCGAAGACGCAAAGAAGTATCTGCTCAATACCACGCCGGAAGGGGCGGTTCCCGAGGAAATGGTGGACGCCTATCTGGAAAACGGCCCGAAAATGGTCGATTTCCTCCACGAGCGCAGCGATGTTCGCTACGAGACGCTCGAACACTATCCTGATTACTACACCAATGTGGACGGCTCGCGCACGGGGCATCGCTCGATGGAGCCGGAGCGTTTTGACTCTTCGCTGCTGGGCGACGATGTGAAACGCCTGCGTCCCTCACACCACATGATGCGCCTGTTTGACCGCATTTACTTTACCCAGGTAGAAGCTGCACTGCTTACCGTACAGGGGCCGGGTTGGATCAAACTGACCATGAAACTCATGGCCAGTTATTTCCTTGATTTTGCTTGGCTGCTGCGCGGCAGAAAGACCAGCCGGAAGGTCTGTACCGGTGCTGCGGGTGTCGCGCGTCTCTGGTACTCACTGAAAAAGCGGGATATTCCCCTGTGGACCGAGAGTCCTATGGTGGCACTGCTCGATGACGAGGGACGCGTTGTGGGCGCCGAGGTGAAAAAACAGGGTAAAACACTGCGCATACAGGCGCGCAAGGGTGTGATTCTGGCGGCGGGCGGTTTCGAACGGAATCAGGCCATGCGTGAGCAGTATCTGCCCAAACCGACCAGCACGGCCTGGAGTGGTGGGGTGGAAACCAATACCGGCGACGCCATTGTTGAAGGGCAGCGGCTGGGTGCGGCAACGCGACTGATGGACGGCGCCTGGTGGTGTACGACCATTTCTGTGCCCGGTGAACCGGCGCCGCGATTGAGCATCATGGAGAAGTCTTTCCCCGGCTCATGCGTGGTGAACATGAACGGTGAGCGTTTTGCCAATGAATCGCAGAACTACATGGCCTTTCAGAAAGATCTGTATAAGGTGCACACCGACGACAACCCCTGTTCGCCGATGTACCAGATTTTTGATGCCCGCTTCCGCCGCGATTATATCGTCGGTCCGTTGATGACCGCGCAGCTCAAACCAGACTGGACCATCCCCAAAGACTGGTTTGAAAGTAAACTGGTGGGTAAAGCCGGCAGCGTTCGGGAGCTGGCCCAGCAGCTTGGCATCAATGCCGATAATCTGGAGAAAACGGTTGAGAAAATGAACGGTTACGCGAAAACCGGCAAAGACCTGGATTTCCAGCGCGGTGATTCTGCTTATGACCGGTACTACGGTGACCAGCGTTTCCAGCCTAATCCCTGTCTGGGGGCTATTGATGAGGCACCGTTCTACGCTATTCGCGTTGACGCTGGCGACTTTGGTACCCAGGGCGGTTTGGCGACCAACCCCAATGCCCAAGTAACGAAGGAAAACGGTGAGCCGATTGAAGGCCTCTACGCGGTCGGTAACTGCAGCGCGGCCGTGCTGCCAACGTATCCGGGACCGGGGTCTACACTGGGGCCCGCCATGACCTTCGCCTATCAGGCGGCCAAGCATCTCAGCGGCTTTAAAGACTGA
- a CDS encoding DUF2959 family protein: protein MTAKRCLLLLLCLGLWACESTYYNAMEKVGIHKRDILVDRVEDARDSQQDAQEEFRDALSQFRSVVSFDGGDLEKLYDRLNASYEDSAAAADDIRERIDAVEGVAEALFEEWEEELSLYSNARLRAESASKLRETQSRYRRLRDSLRRSEKSLDPVLATLRDNVLYLKHNLNASAISAIKGELTVIDRDVTALIARMDEAISESEGFIAQLR, encoded by the coding sequence ATGACCGCTAAACGTTGCCTGTTACTGCTGCTCTGTCTGGGGCTGTGGGCCTGTGAGTCCACCTATTACAACGCCATGGAGAAAGTCGGCATTCACAAACGGGATATATTGGTCGATCGGGTAGAAGATGCCCGCGATTCCCAGCAGGATGCCCAGGAAGAATTCCGCGATGCCCTCAGCCAGTTTCGCTCGGTGGTCAGTTTTGACGGCGGTGATCTCGAAAAGCTCTACGATCGCCTGAATGCCAGCTACGAAGACAGCGCCGCTGCGGCGGACGATATCCGCGAGCGTATCGACGCCGTTGAAGGGGTGGCGGAGGCCTTGTTTGAGGAGTGGGAAGAAGAGCTTTCGCTCTACAGCAATGCTCGCTTGCGCGCAGAGAGTGCGTCGAAGCTGCGAGAAACCCAGAGTCGCTACCGCCGTTTGCGCGATAGCCTGCGCCGCTCCGAGAAAAGCCTTGATCCGGTATTGGCGACGCTGCGCGACAATGTCCTCTATTTGAAGCACAACCTCAATGCCTCGGCGATCAGCGCCATCAAGGGCGAATTGACAGTGATCGACCGTGATGTCACTGCTCTGATCGCTAGAATGGACGAGGCGATCAGCGAGTCAGAGGGCTTTATTGCGCAGTTGCGTTAG
- the hda gene encoding DnaA regulatory inactivator Hda — protein MERGQLPLALSLDTEATFENYYIPQSQQLVVNQLQAVADGQGEKHLFLAGRTGRGHLLQACCHRASALQRDVRYIPLEDVRDYPADAVLEGIEQSELICLDNLDAIAGNRDWEVALFSLYNQSLTNRCQLVFAAAQVPSAIAFYLPDLASRLRSFSVYQITELDDEERIRALQHRASALGMKVSQPVAEYIYRRCQRDLHSLFRVLTELDRHSLAQQRRLTKPFVKEIMCW, from the coding sequence ATGGAGCGGGGGCAATTGCCACTGGCGTTGAGTCTGGATACCGAGGCGACTTTCGAGAACTACTATATTCCGCAAAGTCAGCAGCTTGTGGTCAACCAGCTTCAGGCTGTTGCGGATGGGCAGGGCGAAAAACACCTTTTTCTTGCTGGTCGTACTGGCCGTGGCCATCTGCTGCAGGCATGTTGTCACCGTGCCAGCGCGCTGCAGCGCGATGTCCGCTATATTCCGCTTGAGGATGTCCGCGACTATCCGGCAGACGCGGTATTGGAAGGCATCGAGCAGAGTGAGCTGATTTGCCTGGACAATCTTGATGCCATTGCCGGCAATCGGGACTGGGAAGTGGCGCTGTTCTCGCTCTACAACCAAAGTCTCACGAATCGTTGCCAGCTGGTTTTTGCCGCGGCCCAAGTCCCGTCTGCGATTGCCTTTTATTTGCCTGATCTGGCCTCTCGCCTGAGGAGCTTTAGTGTCTACCAGATCACAGAACTCGACGACGAAGAACGTATCCGGGCGCTTCAGCACCGGGCGTCGGCGTTGGGCATGAAGGTAAGTCAGCCCGTCGCGGAGTATATCTATCGACGCTGTCAGCGGGATTTGCACAGTTTATTTCGGGTGTTAACCGAGCTCGATAGACACAGTCTTGCGCAGCAGCGCCGGCTTACAAAGCCCTTTGTTAAAGAAATTATGTGTTGGTGA
- a CDS encoding esterase-like activity of phytase family protein, whose protein sequence is MRFNKNAIVTGLLLASSVMLVACDGDDGRDGARGEVGAQGPAGDQGATGDQGPAGDQGAAGSNSLVKQTTLAVGNEQCFAGGLRIDSGVDSNNNGELDDAEISESSLLCSPTQLNDAKNFNRIASFPVCLQQDVNCDDDTTTASEIVAASSDGNTLIYTDSPLEAIGFIYISNPEAPTALGTLPLSGEPTSVAVKGDYALVGVNTSADFVNTSGELAIVDIASRVIVHTLALAGQPDSVAVSPDGQYAAVAIENERDEDLGDGAPPQLPAGSLDIVDIADADVSNWGVRNVAMTGLAALYPTDPEPEYVDINRDNIAVVSLQENNHLVLVNLADGSVVNHFSAGSVDLDMIDATEEDVGLVDQSESLSDVLREPDGVTWLSTDYFVTANEGDLDGGSRGFSVFDTSGEVIYESGNTLDHLTARYGHYNEGRSKNKGNEPENAEFAVFGSERYLFVNSERSSVVFVYDVADMTKPMFKQMLPAAMGPEGALAIPSRNLLVVASEEDARDDKIRSAVNIYRYDSAPAQYPTLVSTDRENGTPIPWAAMSGLAVDGERANRVYAVEDSFFQRSRIFDIDVSSHPARLDREMRVMDSNDVLSTMPAAALADATVDDDDASRVSVFDVADRAALLNGDKTVNLDLEGIAQASDGGFWLVSEGAGTIGDSDRPINSLNMLIKTDASAVIERVVTLPDAVNALQQRFGFEGVAEQDGKVYVAMQRAWQGETNPRIAVYDPVADSWSFLYYPLDARESQAGGWVGLSEITALGGGKFMLVERDNQGGPDAAIKRLYQIDVTGLSDGDTLSKTLLRDLMPDLAAQGGLVPEKIEGAAVLKNGDVLIINDNDGVDDNSGETQLLNLGDILP, encoded by the coding sequence ATGCGTTTTAATAAGAATGCGATCGTAACGGGTTTGCTGCTGGCTTCATCGGTCATGCTGGTTGCCTGTGACGGTGACGATGGCCGCGACGGTGCCCGTGGTGAAGTGGGGGCGCAAGGCCCGGCTGGAGATCAAGGCGCTACGGGAGATCAAGGTCCTGCAGGTGATCAGGGCGCAGCAGGCAGCAATAGCCTGGTGAAGCAGACCACTCTGGCGGTGGGTAATGAGCAATGCTTTGCCGGCGGCTTGCGCATCGACTCCGGTGTCGACAGCAACAACAATGGTGAACTGGATGACGCCGAGATCAGCGAAAGCTCGCTGCTGTGTTCACCTACCCAGTTGAATGACGCGAAGAATTTTAATCGCATCGCCAGTTTCCCGGTGTGTCTGCAGCAGGACGTGAACTGTGACGACGATACGACCACAGCGTCTGAGATTGTTGCGGCGAGCAGTGATGGCAATACCCTGATCTACACTGACAGCCCTCTCGAAGCTATCGGCTTTATTTATATCAGTAACCCCGAAGCACCTACGGCATTGGGCACATTGCCCCTGAGCGGCGAGCCCACGTCGGTTGCGGTGAAAGGCGACTACGCATTGGTGGGGGTGAATACCTCTGCCGATTTTGTGAATACCAGTGGTGAGCTTGCGATCGTCGATATTGCCAGCCGCGTTATTGTTCACACCTTGGCTCTGGCTGGGCAGCCCGATTCCGTGGCCGTCAGCCCCGACGGCCAGTATGCCGCTGTGGCCATTGAGAACGAGCGGGATGAAGACCTGGGTGATGGTGCGCCGCCGCAGCTGCCTGCGGGCAGTCTGGATATTGTCGACATCGCGGATGCGGATGTGAGCAACTGGGGCGTACGCAATGTGGCCATGACCGGTCTGGCAGCGTTGTATCCCACCGATCCCGAGCCCGAGTATGTGGACATCAACCGCGATAACATCGCGGTGGTTAGTCTGCAGGAAAACAACCACCTCGTATTGGTGAATCTGGCTGATGGCAGTGTGGTGAATCACTTCAGCGCGGGTAGCGTCGATCTCGATATGATTGATGCCACCGAAGAGGATGTCGGCCTAGTTGATCAATCCGAGTCACTCAGTGACGTGCTGCGCGAGCCCGATGGCGTCACCTGGCTGTCTACCGATTACTTTGTTACTGCCAACGAAGGTGACCTGGACGGTGGCAGCCGTGGCTTCAGCGTATTCGATACCTCCGGCGAGGTGATTTATGAGAGTGGGAATACGCTGGATCACCTCACTGCGCGCTATGGTCACTACAACGAAGGTCGCTCCAAGAACAAAGGTAACGAGCCTGAGAATGCCGAGTTCGCCGTCTTTGGCAGCGAGCGCTATCTGTTTGTTAACTCCGAGCGTTCCAGTGTGGTGTTTGTCTACGACGTCGCCGACATGACAAAGCCGATGTTCAAACAGATGCTGCCGGCGGCTATGGGGCCGGAAGGCGCACTGGCTATTCCCTCGCGGAACCTGCTGGTGGTGGCCAGTGAGGAAGATGCTCGCGACGATAAAATCCGCTCAGCGGTCAACATCTATCGCTACGACAGCGCACCGGCACAGTATCCTACGCTGGTATCGACCGATCGCGAGAACGGCACGCCGATTCCCTGGGCGGCAATGTCCGGGCTGGCCGTTGATGGCGAGCGAGCAAACCGCGTTTACGCGGTTGAGGACAGCTTCTTCCAGCGCAGCCGTATTTTCGATATTGATGTCAGCAGCCATCCTGCCCGTCTGGACCGTGAAATGCGCGTAATGGACAGCAACGATGTGCTCAGCACCATGCCCGCCGCCGCGCTGGCAGATGCCACTGTGGACGACGATGATGCCAGCCGAGTCAGTGTTTTTGACGTGGCGGATCGCGCGGCGCTGCTTAATGGCGACAAGACCGTCAACCTCGATCTGGAAGGCATTGCGCAGGCCAGCGATGGCGGTTTCTGGCTGGTTTCTGAAGGTGCGGGAACCATTGGTGATAGCGATCGCCCGATCAATAGCCTGAATATGCTGATTAAAACCGACGCCAGCGCGGTGATTGAGCGTGTAGTGACGCTGCCCGATGCGGTCAATGCGCTGCAACAGCGCTTTGGGTTTGAAGGCGTAGCCGAGCAGGATGGTAAGGTCTATGTCGCCATGCAGCGCGCCTGGCAGGGTGAGACCAATCCACGTATCGCTGTGTACGATCCGGTCGCGGACAGCTGGAGCTTCCTCTACTATCCGCTGGATGCTCGGGAATCCCAAGCTGGTGGTTGGGTTGGCCTGTCTGAAATCACGGCCCTGGGCGGCGGCAAGTTCATGCTGGTTGAGCGCGACAATCAAGGTGGCCCAGATGCGGCCATCAAGCGCCTGTATCAGATTGACGTTACCGGCCTTAGTGATGGCGATACTCTCAGCAAGACCCTGCTGCGCGATCTGATGCCGGATCTGGCGGCTCAGGGTGGTCTGGTGCCCGAGAAAATCGAGGGTGCTGCGGTACTGAAGAACGGTGACGTCCTGATCATCAACGATAACGATGGCGTGGATGACAACAGTGGCGAAACCCAGTTGCTCAATCTGGGCGATATCCTGCCCTAA